The following are encoded together in the Mammaliicoccus vitulinus genome:
- a CDS encoding antibiotic biosynthesis monooxygenase family protein gives MKCYITTGTYHFLHSILKKYPEENIHHYTRQDTTVLIHETSGETVFSQPREYRILESKGEFVNHEFLAVSYIPVSEEMQHRFENHYVDIDGQFDNFEGFESFRLLRPRKGDTYMIIVGFDSNELYEDFTKSSLYTEYFSRDATRKFSGADQYSTANYTKYWYRPDEDE, from the coding sequence ATGAAATGTTATATAACAACAGGTACGTATCATTTTCTTCATAGTATTTTAAAAAAATATCCTGAAGAAAACATTCATCATTATACGAGACAAGATACGACGGTACTTATTCATGAAACATCTGGAGAAACAGTATTCTCACAACCTAGAGAATATCGAATTCTAGAATCTAAAGGTGAATTTGTTAATCATGAATTTTTAGCTGTTAGCTACATTCCTGTATCAGAAGAAATGCAACACCGATTTGAAAATCATTATGTAGATATTGATGGTCAGTTTGATAACTTTGAAGGTTTTGAATCATTTAGACTACTTAGACCTAGAAAAGGCGATACTTATATGATTATTGTTGGTTTTGATTCAAATGAACTTTATGAAGATTTTACGAAATCATCATTATATACAGAATATTTTTCAAGAGATGCTACGAGAAAATTCTCAGGTGCAGATCAATATTCAACAGCAAATTATACTAAGTATTGGTATAGACCAGATGAAGATGAATAA
- the hemE gene encoding uroporphyrinogen decarboxylase has protein sequence MSVPFNDTILKAAKGESTTHTPVWFMRQAGRSQPEYRKIKEKYSLFEITHQPELCAYVTKLPVDQYNTDAAILYKDIMTPLTGIGVDVEIKSGIGPVIHNPIKDISDVNKLGRINPEEDVKYVLDTIKILTKEQLNVPLIGFTGAPFTLASYMIEGGPSKNYNKTKAFMYTQPEAWFKLMDLLADMAIRYTHAQIDAGCKMIQVFDSWVGALNAEDYHYFIRPSMNKIITAIKEKNVPVTTFGVGASHLIEEWNQLPVDVIGLDWRLQIKEAREKGITKTLQGNLDPALLLASWEVIEQRLIQILDQGLVDHNYIFNLGHGVFPEVQPATLKKVAQFVHEYSANHKSQL, from the coding sequence ATGAGTGTACCGTTTAACGATACAATTTTAAAAGCAGCAAAAGGTGAAAGTACAACTCATACGCCAGTTTGGTTTATGAGGCAAGCAGGTCGATCACAACCTGAATATAGAAAGATTAAAGAAAAGTATTCATTATTTGAAATTACGCATCAACCTGAACTTTGTGCATACGTTACAAAGTTACCTGTAGATCAATATAATACAGATGCTGCAATTTTATATAAAGATATTATGACGCCTTTAACAGGAATTGGTGTAGATGTAGAAATTAAATCTGGAATTGGTCCAGTGATACATAACCCAATAAAAGATATTTCTGATGTTAACAAATTAGGAAGAATTAATCCTGAAGAAGATGTGAAGTATGTATTAGATACAATCAAAATTTTAACTAAAGAACAACTAAATGTGCCTTTGATAGGTTTCACAGGAGCGCCATTTACGCTTGCGAGCTATATGATTGAAGGTGGACCATCAAAAAATTATAATAAAACTAAGGCGTTTATGTATACACAACCAGAAGCTTGGTTTAAATTAATGGATTTACTTGCTGATATGGCTATTCGCTATACACATGCTCAAATTGACGCTGGTTGTAAAATGATACAAGTATTTGATTCTTGGGTAGGCGCTTTAAATGCTGAAGATTATCATTACTTTATTAGACCATCAATGAATAAAATAATTACGGCAATAAAAGAAAAAAATGTACCTGTAACAACATTTGGTGTTGGCGCAAGTCATTTAATAGAAGAATGGAATCAATTACCAGTTGATGTTATAGGTTTAGATTGGCGCTTACAAATTAAGGAAGCGCGTGAGAAGGGCATAACTAAAACATTACAAGGTAATTTAGATCCAGCTTTATTATTAGCATCTTGGGAAGTAATTGAACAGCGATTAATTCAAATATTAGATCAAGGATTAGTAGATCATAATTATATATTTAATCTTGGACATGGCGTGTTTCCTGAAGTTCAACCTGCTACATTGAAAAAAGTAGCGCAATTTGTACATGAATATTCAGCAAACCATAAATCACAACTATGA
- a CDS encoding ABC transporter ATP-binding protein: MTIKVNNLTGGYGKKAVIHDISFECKPSEVVGLIGLNGAGKSTTIKHILGLLTPQKGEMSINNIDIKSDIESYRRNLTYIPESPVLYDELTLEEHIYMTAMAYGIDKDTAMSKAMPLLKRLRLDKELKVFPIHFSKGMKQKVMIVCAFLVEPTQYIIDEPFLGLDPLGIQTMLDLIVERRNQGSSVLMSTHILATAERYCDRFIILHQGKLIAMGNLDELRAETGLTNATLDDIYIHLTKGDSYE; the protein is encoded by the coding sequence GTGACAATTAAAGTGAACAATTTAACAGGTGGATATGGGAAAAAGGCTGTTATCCATGATATCTCATTCGAATGTAAACCAAGTGAAGTCGTCGGACTGATAGGATTAAACGGTGCGGGAAAAAGTACGACTATTAAACATATATTAGGTTTATTAACACCACAAAAAGGTGAGATGTCCATAAATAATATTGATATCAAATCAGATATAGAATCATATAGAAGAAATCTTACATATATACCTGAAAGTCCAGTATTATATGATGAGTTAACATTAGAAGAACATATATATATGACTGCAATGGCATATGGAATTGATAAAGATACAGCAATGTCAAAAGCTATGCCGTTATTGAAAAGGCTGAGACTTGATAAAGAGCTAAAAGTATTCCCGATTCATTTTTCTAAAGGTATGAAACAAAAAGTTATGATTGTATGTGCTTTTTTAGTAGAGCCAACACAATACATTATAGATGAACCATTTTTAGGATTAGATCCGCTCGGTATTCAAACAATGTTAGATTTAATAGTAGAAAGACGTAATCAAGGTTCATCCGTACTTATGTCTACGCATATTTTAGCAACTGCGGAAAGATATTGTGATAGGTTTATTATTTTACATCAAGGTAAGTTGATCGCAATGGGGAATTTAGATGAATTAAGAGCTGAAACTGGTCTTACAAATGCAACATTGGATGATATTTATATCCATTTAACAAAAGGTGACAGTTATGAATGA
- the ecsB gene encoding ABC transporter permease EcsB, with translation MNDAKTLYNLRQKEEVLEKLKYNKFIFNGHFLIFITIMLGAFALGYSNWLKDIPQNINYRLIVSLVLSICSIFPMRTLFREADKLYLLPFEKHLSTYIKKAITYSYINRLYLPVVILVIGLPLFYQLLGSEFHLYITVMVLSFIFPILGLVIKWFWLKYGLEIWGVNVLLFIVFASGYYTTLKVGMLSGLLSIVILIALIILMENINRGTFYQWETLVSLEHNHKMNYYKFVNMFTDVKVLNERTVRRRYLDVFLKVPRSKKFNQDYMYKYLFVRSFARGKDAFFIVLRFLIIGLLLIWWIDQSVISAILGALIMYLLILQLSQFYKQQAYGLWPQVWPVSEHQVIKGYHQFLINMMLILGVILSIIYIVKFISTTYFVVVFFIVGWLTIDSSIKKIKKHQELLRD, from the coding sequence ATGAATGATGCTAAAACTTTATATAACTTAAGACAAAAAGAAGAAGTGTTAGAGAAGCTTAAGTATAATAAATTTATATTTAATGGTCATTTTTTAATCTTTATAACAATTATGCTCGGAGCATTTGCGTTAGGCTACAGTAATTGGTTGAAAGATATTCCTCAAAATATTAATTATAGATTGATTGTTTCTTTAGTATTATCTATTTGTTCAATCTTTCCAATGAGAACGTTGTTTCGAGAAGCGGATAAGTTATATTTATTACCGTTTGAAAAGCATTTATCAACATATATAAAAAAAGCGATAACTTATAGTTATATAAATAGACTTTATTTACCAGTCGTAATTCTAGTGATAGGCCTTCCATTATTTTATCAATTATTGGGAAGCGAATTTCATTTATACATTACTGTAATGGTATTAAGTTTCATCTTTCCAATATTAGGTTTAGTTATAAAATGGTTCTGGCTAAAATATGGCTTAGAAATATGGGGCGTTAATGTCTTGCTTTTTATCGTATTTGCTAGTGGGTATTATACAACGTTAAAAGTAGGGATGCTTTCAGGCTTATTGTCTATCGTCATATTGATAGCGCTGATTATATTAATGGAAAACATTAATAGAGGTACATTTTATCAGTGGGAAACATTGGTATCTCTAGAACATAATCATAAAATGAATTACTATAAATTCGTCAATATGTTCACAGATGTAAAAGTGTTAAATGAAAGAACGGTTAGAAGAAGATATTTAGATGTATTTTTAAAAGTACCAAGATCGAAGAAATTTAATCAAGACTATATGTATAAATACTTGTTTGTAAGAAGTTTCGCAAGAGGTAAAGATGCATTCTTTATTGTTTTAAGATTTTTAATCATTGGGTTACTGCTTATATGGTGGATAGATCAATCAGTTATCTCCGCTATACTTGGCGCGTTGATAATGTATTTACTTATTTTGCAACTTTCTCAATTTTATAAACAGCAAGCATATGGTTTATGGCCACAAGTATGGCCAGTCAGTGAACATCAAGTCATAAAAGGCTATCATCAGTTTTTAATAAATATGATGTTAATATTAGGTGTTATTCTGTCGATTATATATATTGTTAAATTCATATCAACAACATATTTTGTAGTTGTATTCTTTATAGTAGGTTGGTTAACGATAGATTCATCGATTAAAAAGATTAAAAAACATCAAGAATTATTGAGAGACTAA
- the hemH gene encoding ferrochelatase: protein MNKKVGLLVMAYGTPYKESDIVPYYTHIRHGRKPSDEQIEDLKGRYKAIGGISPLAGTTEKQAESLLGALNDTYDDVEFKLYIGLKHIHPFIEDAVEQMHNDGIDEAITIVLAPHYSNFSVGSYNKRAKEEADKYGINLHHVEQFYNEPAFISYWTTMINDTLQMIPEESHDETVLIVSAHSLPEKIKKANDPYPDQLEETAKILSEQSNVKHVSVGWQSEGQTGEPWLGPDVQDLTRDLYNEHGYKHFIYTPVGFVCEHLEVLYDNDYECKVVCDELGVNYHRPPMPNIDPKFIEAMVSAIKKKF from the coding sequence ATGAATAAAAAAGTGGGACTTTTAGTTATGGCATATGGTACGCCATATAAAGAAAGTGATATCGTGCCATACTATACGCATATCAGACATGGTCGTAAGCCATCTGATGAACAAATTGAAGATTTAAAAGGACGTTACAAAGCAATCGGTGGCATTTCACCATTAGCTGGAACAACTGAAAAACAAGCTGAAAGTTTATTAGGTGCATTAAATGATACTTATGATGATGTTGAATTTAAATTATATATCGGTTTAAAACACATCCATCCATTTATTGAAGATGCCGTTGAACAAATGCACAATGATGGCATTGATGAAGCTATTACAATTGTTTTAGCTCCACATTATTCTAACTTCTCTGTAGGTAGTTATAATAAACGTGCTAAAGAAGAAGCGGATAAATACGGTATTAATTTGCATCATGTTGAGCAATTTTATAATGAACCAGCATTTATTTCTTATTGGACAACAATGATCAATGATACTTTACAAATGATTCCAGAAGAAAGTCATGATGAGACTGTTTTAATTGTTTCAGCACATAGTTTACCTGAAAAAATTAAAAAAGCTAATGACCCTTATCCAGATCAATTAGAAGAAACAGCTAAAATTTTGAGTGAACAATCAAATGTTAAACATGTTTCTGTTGGTTGGCAATCAGAAGGACAAACTGGTGAACCTTGGTTAGGACCAGATGTTCAAGATTTAACGAGAGATTTGTATAACGAACATGGATATAAACATTTTATTTATACGCCAGTAGGTTTTGTATGTGAACATTTAGAAGTTCTATATGATAACGACTATGAGTGTAAAGTTGTATGTGATGAATTAGGCGTAAATTACCATAGACCACCTATGCCAAATATTGATCCTAAATTTATAGAAGCAATGGTATCAGCAATTAAGAAAAAATTCTAA